Genomic window (Manduca sexta isolate Smith_Timp_Sample1 chromosome 26, JHU_Msex_v1.0, whole genome shotgun sequence):
ggcagtaaattatcggatgtttcatttgcaacaattaaacaactttttattttcatatcttttaaacccccattcgcttatgactgaaataaatacaaataaagtaataattaaaatgatgattttttgtggatatttggttgagacgcatgactgacgcaaagatagcctggttttgggcattgtccttttataaaatcataagtTGGTGtacgaattttaattatttatttctatcttagtatgtcattataattaagtttccTATTAGGTATTTAATTTGTCAAAAAATAGCAaccttatttattacatataaatgtttCTTAGAATAATCTGACCAAGATCAAGTCATCCAGGAAAACCTGTTGGATTCACTCAAAGATTGTTTgctgacataaaaatatatcactgaCTGATTTAATCTATCTTGACTTTAAAATTACCTAACTccaattagtaattaatttaatcacattttaattaatagtgAATATCTTAAAACCAGATCTGAGAACTTACGCATTTTTATACTATTGAATGCAATTTGTAATGCAATTTGTTGCCACGAGTaatgaatattgatttttttaccatACTTTTACACGAAGTAGTTGCCATCAAATAAGCTATCGGATATTCTTAACATTACTATCCAAACATCcgctagtaaattatatactGGTGGAGCGCGAGAGCAGCTTCCCAAATACCTAAATCTCACAATTTGGATCACCGCGGTCCAGTgtgcgcccgcgcccgcccgTCGTTATGCCCGAAAgtgcgttatttatttatttttatcgagaACCTGGTCTTCCGCGCATCTCACCTTAGTATCAATATAGACTCCGGGAAGACACGACCACTTGACACCGTTTGACAAAGCAGTCAATGCGGTTTACATGTCGCGGTGTCTCGTTCCACATGGATTTCGGTTGCCACGACAAGGATTCGGGGGAAGTGGAGTGCTACCTCGAAATACGTAAATACATTTTCACTAAACTCTATCGACGGTGATTTAAAGCTTTTCATTGTTGTTCAACATCGCAttgtaattgatatttttagttGGGATCAGTGTAGTTTTTGGGTCGTGTAAACAGCTGGACTCTTCTGACAGTAAGTTAGTCCGTATGTCAGCGCAGTCTGCGATTGTTAGCCGCGTTAAACGCTGTTATTACGATTAGTACCATTTACCTTGgtgtaacaataacaaaataacaaacgtAGCGTACGGCGGGCACTCAAAATGCGCACGGAACTAAGAACAGTAAGCACTAGACGTGACAACGTGCCGAGTCGTGAGTAAACACACATTGCTGTGAACAATACTTtatcaaaaatcataaatacGCTCTAATACTggaaatttgaatattttagatTGCGATACGGGTACTTCTTGCGCTATCACGATACAAATGCGTAAGTAAATTGATAAATCCGAGTGCGAGTGCTTGTAAGACAGCTTTTGTTATACGCTTATACATTTCTTCGCATTAACCTGTTTTACGGAACGTTACGTGCATCATAACTGTCATAATAATAGTTTGTTGACATTAATCCAAGCACAACATGGGCCGAATTAAAACCACCTTCCACTAGGAGCAGACGGCACGTTggcatgaaatattttttatttcaaatgagTTTTCTTTTGTCTGTAACAGCAAACCCTGAGGCGGTGGGATGTATAGAGAGATTCGCGACGCTTCTATCGTTCCTGCTGGTCATCATCACATTTCCATTCTCATTGTTTGAATGTTTTAAGGTGactattaatttcaattttttttttctttctacaGTTATCGGCCAGCattttgcaaattaattataaattaatattttatcttttcagGTAGTGCAAGAGTTCGAACGAGCAGTAATATTTCGACTAGGACGGTTAAGGAAAGGCGGAGCGAGAGGTCCGGGACTTTTCTTCGTCCTGCCGTGTATAGATACTTACAGAAAAGTCGATTTGCGGACTGTATCATTCGACGTACCGCCACAAGAAGTAAGCTGTATTcatctatttatttacatttacaaattcGACAGTTTATTTGCGAGTATTTATCAAATTAGAGAACAAAGGTTTCGCAAATATTCTTTtatgagtatttttataaatttggttGATCCACAATAAcacgtataatattatgatattctcCGTGCTTTTAACGTTGTACTCAGTAGGGCGTCAGataacagtaattataatatagaaaactaAAAAGGTACATTATTGTGAACCAAACATTCGTCCACAAATATCCGCAAtaaatacgatatttttttttcaaatttattaaatgcgACTTACCATAAAGATCCACAATATCACTATATGACGGAGGCATAGTACATAGCTTTAGAAGCAAGGAATAGGGGTTAGGAAAGCTTTGCTGTactgtatgtttgttttatatgagCCAGTGCACTGCCCCGGACCAGCCTAACTATTCATCCTGTTGACAAATATGTCTACGGGATAACTCTACCAATCTCCCGCACTTTCATCAAGCTCAGTCTAATTTGCGGTTATTTAGGCCGTAAATTTCATAGTTTCAGTTTTCAGAGTTTTAAAACTTCATAGGCcattatattatgcaaattttCTAAATTTGCTAAATGTAATGGCACAATTATTCCAATATCCTATTAACATTGAAAGTACTAAAGAGTTTTAACATCTCTATTTTAAAAGTAACGCTAGTAATATAACACTATTTCTAAACTCAATCGAATAGTCCATTTCTATAtcatacataaaaataagagCATATGGCTTACAGCTATAAAACGCATCTTGCAAAGAAAACTTTACATCTCTCgcaaattaattgtaataaaatatcaaaaacggCTGAGtgcatttttattgaatttatgctgcattataacaataaattaagaataattcGCCCACGCGATAGATAAATtcgaaataaattcaaaaatagccgacattaaaaatattaccacgTAAAAGTTTACACTGcgtatatttgatataatagaTATCAACATCCTTTCGAGTTCTGTGTCGAATATGTCGAACAATAATCAAAGTACgtcatacatttaaattataatttttttttttcaatataccataaatttcttttaattatatttcactttAAAAGTACTACTATGTCTGAGAGATCTCTAAATCACATCACAATAGATTATCAAAGCTATCGGAACCACACACTGTTCTCTACATTCCAGTTCTAAACCAGACGTGtttgtgtacataatattattaattttatttctgaaaacAGATGGTCCGACATATTTACACCACGCGGCAAAATAAACTAGCGTTTCacacatttcatttttaacacTACAGACCTTTTCATAGCACCTCATTTTTCAAACTTTACCTTTActtgttatgtaaatataaaaagatttatattaCTACATTTATTTACTGTGAGTGACGAGACGCAGAAGTAATAAtgatatagtataataatactataatgtcagccctgtattatatactgtcccactgttgggcaaaggcctcctctactactgagagggattagaccttagtccgcTAATAATGATAagtaccaataataataatgttttttatacaatttatagcGACATAATTATCGTTAACGGTGATGTCCTCACAAGGCCTATATCGTAAACAtcggttttaatttaatatatgtatttgagtatatccaaataaaacttttttttcttaattatagaGTCTGTGTTTAATGTTATGTTTAGATAATCCTatgaaattatcaaattattcatCTATTATCAAGAATCTATATCTTCATAGTTGAAATTcattaatagaattttattttattctttgcttCACACCAAGATAACGTTTTGATACCGCATAAAGTATCtagaaaaaaatcattgtaGTAGGTGGTTGGTCTCATTTTTACGTAAGCCCGCCTGGTTAGGTATCACTATAACTACTATATTGCCGCCAAATAGCATTATGCCAGCACTTAGTGTTCCTGCTGGAAGGACGCTGTAGCCTGTCATATTTAGGTATTATGGGACCTAACATTGGAGTTTAAACTTCGGTTATTGTGCTATTGTTAATAGAGACAGTTAATGAGAGCGTTACGGACCACGAACAcggttatattaaaatacatccattattattttacaaaaaggaaattaatataatttcattaatcaAATCCGAGCcttaatgaaaaacaaataattttgaaacataGATTATCAGGTCGGTGAGTTCCTAGACGATCGGTACACAAGTAACGATTGTTTTGCATGTCGTAAAACTTTGATTGATAGTTTACGGCTACATCAATTAATCGTTAGCCAGCTGAATGGCCCGCCCGACAACTGGGTTAACTGTTTTCAATACCAATGCCACAGACGGATCCAGAACAGATTCAGTACAAACGTTTGTGACCTGACATTTACGTTAATAATAAACTGGATTTCACGGGCTTCCTCaatgactaatatataatataatatcagccctgtattatatacttgcccactgctgagcacgggcctcctctactactgagagggattaggccttagtccaccacgctggcctagtgcggattggtagacttcacacaccttcgaaattcctatagagaacttctcagatgtgcaggtttcctcacgatgttttccttcaccgttaaagcgaacgataaattcataaagaatacacacatgattttataaaagtcagaagtgtgtgcccttgggatttgaacctgcggacattcgtctcggcagtccgttccacacccaactaggctatcgccgctttttttttttttggacaaTGACTAAGGACACttgaaaaacattgtttaaCTCAGATGTTTCATCAAAGGAACTTGTGacgtcaattataattatgctGTGGCTCGGTATTAAGTTAATTCAGGATTTTATGTGCAAAATAGGTttggaattaaattattaatagatggttgaatctttatattatttatataactctcGTAAATTCCCTTTTTGTAGATTGTATttcaaatctaaaaaataagATGGAACAATCATCCATGAAACCGTCCGAGTCTCAATGACATCATAACTCGTAATGACCAATTATATAGCCCACTATTCCGCCCGTTTCCAATTTAACGACGTATCCCATATCCTATTCAAAAATAGTGTCAGACTTTATCGAtcatttttaactaattatttaatctgataGATAAATACATGGTCAATATCATAACCCGTGGCCGATGTTTATTTTAACGTGTCCAATGCTTGCCGGTTGTGAACAGACGGTTGCCAGATCTGACCTCGATATGCGACGCATGCGCACCGACCGATTAGCGCTCActgacaataacattaaattaggcattattttattataccgaGACTTGTGTTTCGTGTATTTCCTTTGATGTTTTCGCACTCTCATCAATTAGGCATTAACTGCCCTCGAATTGATTTGTTTAGAATTGGTGTAAATAAGATGATACCAGCAAAATGTAAATGATAACAAAGTCAATTCTCTACGTGTTTACTTCGACATTCTATGGTACAACGaactaaaaataagtaaaattaaattagatttaatttttattataataaatggcaCCAACCATGTATAgctaattttatgaaaataattacactttaatcctacattattttacattttttttgtgattttcttTTGCGAAATTAAGCTTCAAAGTCATTGATACAACAGTCACTATAGCCCTGATCCGCAAACTGAAGCGACTATTATGATGGCGCTATAATGTTCCCACGACATTTGAACCTGGCAAATGCCACTATGACAGTCACAGCTCCGAGATTTATGACCGTGTCACATGTCCTGCATGTATCTTTGAGTGAGATATCTTCAGAGCGAAATATCTTCTGTTTGTTTACTTTAAGATacggtattttattaaaattggtatATTAAACTAATGCGCCGTCGACCATTTTCAAAACATCCGCATATTTACTGCCCTTATAATCTACGACATTcgattcgatatttaaaaaacgattCTGTTTTTCTTTTGTTCTACATCAATAATATGTTTGCTTCAGGTGCTAACAAGAGACTCAGTGACGGTGGCAGTGGATGCGGTTGTGTACTACAGAATCAAGGAGCCATTAAATGCTGTAGTCAGAGTTGCTGATTACAGGTAATTATCTGTAAAGCGACCCAAACGTTCTAATTACACGCTTCGTAAAGTTACAAGACAGCGGCTATTAGCCGTGACTGTTTAAAATCAACGTCAAAATATACACGAATCTGGTAACTTCAGTTAGATTAGCGCTGTGtggattaattaaaaatgttatttagttaaatCTGAATTATAAAGTTGTGGTGTGTTTTGCTCCATTATTACACGGTAcgcatgaaaaaaaatattaagcttagatatttttatacatagacTCCTGGCTGGAtgtttatttaatcattaaatttagaatcccatgtatttcaataaatgcCATTGAACGATCAATAAATGTTACTGTTCAATATCACGATATCACATAAACATGTCCAAGTCAAGTAATTATCATTGCAGTGCATCGACTCGGCTCCTGGCGGCAACGACTCTTCGGAATGTGTTGGGTATGCGGGACTTGGCGCAGCTTCTCTCTGACCGAGAAGCCATCAGTCACATGATGCAGGCTAGTTTGGATGAGGCAACTGACCCATGGGGCGTTGAAGTGGAACGGGTTGAGATGTAagccttttattaaattaatacctACTAAATGCAAGATACAAGAGTAGCTAAATAAATCCACCATATTCTTCGACCTTATAGTTATTGTTATGGACTCCATATTTCGGCACTTATCTTGTAAGTCAGTAAATGCAGTATGACCTTATTTGATCTTCGTTGTACTGTACAAAATTTATGCCACATAAAGAACCCAGAATATACATGAAAGTCTTATTTGGCTTAgggtattttatgttttcagtAAAGACGTTAGACTACCGGTTCAACTTCAAAAAGCCATGGCAGCCGAAGCCGAAGCCGATCGAGAAGCCCGTGCCAAAATTATTGCCGCGGAAGGAGAAATTAAAGCTTCTAAAGCGTTACGGGAAGCTTCGCTCGTCATGATTGACAATCCTATGGCATTACAAGTAAATTTTCATATTCACATTTTCACTGTTCACATGTAACGTcctattagtttatttatacgtGATTTTTTATTCTCTCTTTTTCAGCTGCGGTATCTACAGTCGTTAAGCTCAATATCAGCCGAAAAGAATTCGACGATAATATTTCCATTTCCGATGGACTTCTTGAAAGCATTTTTAGGCGGCGCTGGACCAAGCTCAGTGCAAATGACGCAGTCTTTACCCATATAGATGTGAATAATAggttaaataaagatatttcttatatttttttatttatattttacaatacgtACTTCTTTTTCAGGAATAACATTACTCTTTTGCATAAGTGTATcctcaatattataaatctatgcTCGATTTACTTATTCTGTCATATTTGTCAAATTTCATACACGTTGTTTTGAACTCTGGTTTTGAAATCATACCACTCCaactttaattaagtatttaaaacaatacggccaattgtaataaatttaaaattatattggaagTATTTAAAAGTGCATTCAATTATACAACATGAGTTTTCTTACGTTGGAAAAAAGATCAAAACTAAGTCTAACAGGTGTGTAAATCTGTTATTACGAAATTCAAATGCAACTGTTTATAGCTTATCTAGCAGAACATTATTCCAGAGATCAAAGAAGAAACATTGACGGAGAAAATATTCCGAATTCTCGCTGTaatgatgataattatatttccgTTGGCTTTGCTTGGTTGTTTCAGGGTaagaataacaaaaatttattgtgtcgacaacaaaaaaaatcacaatcgcAATCGTTTTGTTTTAGGTTGTAAAGCAATATAAAAGGGCAGTTATTTTACGTTTTGGAAGAGTAAGGTCGGACTCGCCGGCCGGACCTGGCATTATTTGGGTAGTTCCGTGTACAGACAACGTGCTACTCATCGATTTAAGAACTCAATCGTTCAATTTACCGCCACAAGAggtttaatactttttattacgtATTTCTACAAACAAGACGTgacttacatttaatttattttcctcttGCAGATTCTTACAAAAGATTCTGTGACTGTTACGGTCGACGCCGTTGTTTATTTTCACGTATTGAAGCCCCTCAGCTGTTTATTAAACGTTCAATCTTACAAGTAAACAACTGTttgtaaaatcatttaaatgtacTGTTTTCCTGTAGCTTTAATATACTATTCTGTGTTATAGGCGAGCCACGGAGCTCATTACTATCTCGGCACTTCGAAATATACTCGGACAATACACGTTATCGGAATTGTTAACAAGTCGAGAGTCTATTAGTCGTACTGCAAGGAAGGAAATTGATAGAGTCACCAATGAATGGGGTGTTGAAATGGAACGCGTTGAAATGTGATTATGAAATCAATCATATGACATTTTTTACTTTAGATACCAtagctttatatttaaaagtctaAACTTGAATGTAATGATAACATTGAGACTCATGTAGATTTTATGCACCGCTTACTTtcattaacttatttatattttctcaaaTAATACGTAATTTTAGAGGCGATATCGACACTAAGTAAATTTGAGTGAACCTATCTTTAtgtagatttttgtttttaataagttCATAGTAATAATACTCGTATGAACTAGCTCGTACGTATTTCAGAAAAGATGTAATATTACCATTTGAATTACAAAAGGCAATGGCAGCGGAGGCCGAAGGCACTCGACTGGCAAAAGCCAAAATAATCGAAGCGGAGGGAGAAATAAAAGCCGCCGAAAATCTTAAGGAAGCTTCAAGAATAATGATGGAAAACCCACAAGTTATGCTTGTGAGAACATTTtacgacatttattttatcgtgcataaaaattgcttttattttttgtggccttaataaaatactatttttattttcagcttAGATATTTACagacattaaattttatagctTCGCAGCAAAGTACTTCGATATTTTTCCCATTTCCGCTTGAAATACCCGAGCCCTATGGGTCTTCGAGCCATTGAAATCATGTATTTGATGATAAAGCATTACTTAGAACGCTTAACATTTTTACAACGATGACCCTTTCttacataatgtaaaatattatttttgctaataattTCTGTAAAACTCTATGCTCACACTCCTTGACACTGacattttctttaaattcaaattcttttATACTGAACGCtattaaaatatggaaaataagATAATTACCGAAATACCATCTGAAGATAATCAACAGAAACCAAACGACTTAGTTATTAATACACAAAATCCAGACACAGAAAAAGGTTACATAATTAATGAAGATCGTACATCAAAAGACAGCTACCGTGGTAGACACCGTATACAAAACGTTAaaggtaaacaaaaataaatacccaCTTGCCAAGAAACTGCAGAATAAGCAAACAATGTATGGCCACATGTTATTTTTGCAGGGGAAGATACATGCATCGAAAAGTTCTTGGTATTACTGTCGTTACTCTTGGTAGTAATAAGTTTTCCGCTATCTCTTTTATGCATATTTGTGGTAAGATATTAGTGTCTATAACTATACCCGCTGAAAATGGTATTGCGtgtataaaatctaaatttatcgCTTTGAATAAGGTGGTGCGTCAGTTTGAACGAGCAATTATATTGCGAAACGGTAAAATTCACAAAAATCAAGCTTTCGGCCCTGGATTGACCTATTATTTACCATGTGTGGATACTgtcaaatttattgatttaagaaTAATTTGTTATGCAGTGCCGCCACAAGAGGTaactctgtaatataataatgataaatgagtATTATTTGGACTTTATATGATATTTCTCCATATATTTTCTTACAGGCATTAACTAAAGATTCCTTAACAGTGTCCGTAGATGCAGTAGTATATTACAAAGTGTATGATCCGGTGTGGGCTGTTATAAACGTTGCAGACTATGAGTAAGTAGAATCAAATACCAATACTAATGCCagtcaataaaacatttcatttagtttttcttcttttattgtttttgtttattttcgcaGCACAGCAACTCGGTACCTTGCGGCGACAACACTTCGCAACGCTCTTGGTACGCGAAAATTAACTGAAATACTTGGCGATAGACCGGCTGTGAGCAGTcaagtttttataaacatgaaaCAAATGACTCGTGAATGGGGCGTTAAGGTAGTCAGGGTGGAAATGTAAGTGACttctacttatttaaaattcttaacgAATTGTTAGACAATGTGCAGCTTTAAGACGTGTTA
Coding sequences:
- the LOC115451009 gene encoding band 7 protein AGAP004871-like isoform X2, which encodes MRFTCRGVSFHMDFGCHDKDSGEVECYLEIHCDTGTSCAITIQMPNPEAVGCIERFATLLSFLLVIITFPFSLFECFKVVQEFERAVIFRLGRLRKGGARGPGLFFVLPCIDTYRKVDLRTVSFDVPPQEVLTRDSVTVAVDAVVYYRIKEPLNAVVRVADYSASTRLLAATTLRNVLGMRDLAQLLSDREAISHMMQASLDEATDPWGVEVERVEIKDVRLPVQLQKAMAAEAEADREARAKIIAAEGEIKASKALREASLVMIDNPMALQLRYLQSLSSISAEKNSTIIFPFPMDFLKAFLGGAGPSSVQMTQSLPI
- the LOC115451009 gene encoding band 7 protein AGAP004871-like isoform X3 → MRTELRTVSTRRDNVPSHCDTGTSCAITIQMPNPEAVGCIERFATLLSFLLVIITFPFSLFECFKVVQEFERAVIFRLGRLRKGGARGPGLFFVLPCIDTYRKVDLRTVSFDVPPQEVLTRDSVTVAVDAVVYYRIKEPLNAVVRVADYSASTRLLAATTLRNVLGMRDLAQLLSDREAISHMMQASLDEATDPWGVEVERVEMVFYVFSKDVRLPVQLQKAMAAEAEADREARAKIIAAEGEIKASKALREASLVMIDNPMALQLRYLQSLSSISAEKNSTIIFPFPMDFLKAFLGGAGPSSVQMTQSLPI
- the LOC115451009 gene encoding band 7 protein AGAP004871-like isoform X4 codes for the protein MRFTCRGVSFHMDFGCHDKDSGEVECYLEIPNPEAVGCIERFATLLSFLLVIITFPFSLFECFKVVQEFERAVIFRLGRLRKGGARGPGLFFVLPCIDTYRKVDLRTVSFDVPPQEVLTRDSVTVAVDAVVYYRIKEPLNAVVRVADYSASTRLLAATTLRNVLGMRDLAQLLSDREAISHMMQASLDEATDPWGVEVERVEMVFYVFSKDVRLPVQLQKAMAAEAEADREARAKIIAAEGEIKASKALREASLVMIDNPMALQLRYLQSLSSISAEKNSTIIFPFPMDFLKAFLGGAGPSSVQMTQSLPI
- the LOC115451014 gene encoding band 7 protein AGAP004871, producing the protein MENKIITEIPSEDNQQKPNDLVINTQNPDTEKGYIINEDRTSKDSYRGRHRIQNVKGEDTCIEKFLVLLSLLLVVISFPLSLLCIFVVVRQFERAIILRNGKIHKNQAFGPGLTYYLPCVDTVKFIDLRIICYAVPPQEALTKDSLTVSVDAVVYYKVYDPVWAVINVADYDTATRYLAATTLRNALGTRKLTEILGDRPAVSSQVFINMKQMTREWGVKVVRVEIKDICLPLQLQKAMAAEAESSRLANAKIIVAKSEIESTRNLQKATTLLMDNPLCMQLRYLQSLHMISGDKTHTIVFPFSAEMLRKIFK
- the LOC119190718 gene encoding stomatin-like protein 3 — its product is MSFLTLEKRSKLSLTEIKEETLTEKIFRILAVMMIIIFPLALLGCFRVVKQYKRAVILRFGRVRSDSPAGPGIIWVVPCTDNVLLIDLRTQSFNLPPQEILTKDSVTVTVDAVVYFHVLKPLSCLLNVQSYKRATELITISALRNILGQYTLSELLTSRESISRTARKEIDRVTNEWGVEMERVEIKDVILPFELQKAMAAEAEGTRLAKAKIIEAEGEIKAAENLKEASRIMMENPQVMLLRYLQTLNFIASQQSTSIFFPFPLEIPEPYGSSSH
- the LOC115451009 gene encoding band 7 protein AGAP004871-like isoform X1, whose protein sequence is MRFTCRGVSFHMDFGCHDKDSGEVECYLEIHCDTGTSCAITIQMPNPEAVGCIERFATLLSFLLVIITFPFSLFECFKVVQEFERAVIFRLGRLRKGGARGPGLFFVLPCIDTYRKVDLRTVSFDVPPQEVLTRDSVTVAVDAVVYYRIKEPLNAVVRVADYSASTRLLAATTLRNVLGMRDLAQLLSDREAISHMMQASLDEATDPWGVEVERVEMVFYVFSKDVRLPVQLQKAMAAEAEADREARAKIIAAEGEIKASKALREASLVMIDNPMALQLRYLQSLSSISAEKNSTIIFPFPMDFLKAFLGGAGPSSVQMTQSLPI